In Pectinophora gossypiella chromosome 1, ilPecGoss1.1, whole genome shotgun sequence, one genomic interval encodes:
- the LOC126368695 gene encoding chitin synthase chs-2 isoform X1, translating to MAASGGKRRDEGSDNSDDELTPLANEIYGGSQRTVQETKGWDVFREFPPKQDSGSMETQKCLDFTVRLLKVLAYVVTFIVVLASGVLAKGTVLFMTSQLKKDRRLTYCNRDLGRDKQFVVSLPDEERVAWMWAVLAVFAIPEIGTLIRSVRICFFKTSKRPTSVQFIIVFIAETLHTIGMAMLFFKVLPELDVVKGAMITNCMCIVPAILGLLSRNSRDSKRFVKVIVDMAAIVAQVTGFIVWPLLDDKPVLWLIPISALLISLGWWENYVTRQSPIGIIKSLGRLKDELNLSRYYIYRFLSVWKILVFLVCILFSIWMEGDEPAMFFQLFNAGFGPHNIVVDEVQVTSGGTVIPDLANVTLTGDSVEVAAVYKSAFYVLLIQLFAAYFCYIFGKFACKILIQGFSYAFPINLVIPLVVNLLIAACGLRNGDNCFFHGTIPDYLFFESPPVFTLSDFISRQMAWVWLLWLLSQTWITIHIWTPKAERLASTEKLFVVPMYNGLLIDQSMALNRKRDDQKDVKTEDLAEIEKEKGDEYYETISVHTDNTGSVPKTVKSSDSITRIYACATMWHETKDEMMEFLKSILRLDEDQCARRVAQKYLRVVDPDYYEFETHIFLDDAFEISDHSDDDSQVNRFVKLLVDTIDEAASEVHQTIIRIRPPKKYPAPYGGRLTWVLPGKTKMICHLKDKAKIRHRKRWSQVMYMYYLLGHRLIELPISVDRKEVMAENTYLLTLDGDIDFQPHAVRLLIDLMKKNKNLGAACGRIHPVGSGPMVWYQMFEYAIGHWLQKATEHMIGCVLCSPGCFSLFRGKALMDDNVMKKYTLRSDEARHYVQYDQGEDRWLCTLLLQRGYRVEYSAASDAYTHCPEGFSEFYNQRRRWVPSTIANIMDLLMDYKHTIKINDNISSPYIAYQMMLMGGTILGPGTIFLMLVGAFVAAFRIDNWTSFEYNLYPIMAFMIVCFTMKSEIQLLVAQILSTAYAMIMMAVIVGTALQLGEDGVGSPSAIFLIALSSSFFIAACLHPQEFWCIVPGIIYLLSIPSMYLLLILYSIINLNVVSWGTREVQVKKTKKEIEQEKKEAEEAKKNAKQKSLLGFLPGGNNNEDEGSIEFSLAGLFKCMFCTHPKGAEEKVQLMHITSTLEKLEKKIENVERAVDPHGLHRGRKLSVGHRGSANGDHLDALAEGPEDNSSDSETDTLSTSPRERRDELINPYWIEDPELKKGEVDFLSQSELQFWKELIDKYLYPIDANKEEQARIAGDLIELRNKSVFAFFMFNALFILIVFLLQLNKDQLHVDWPLGIKTNITVIADTGEVIITKEYLQLEPIGLVFVFFFALILVIQFTAMLFHRFGTLSHILASTELNWFCTKKSEDLSQDALLDKNAIAIVKDLQKLNGLDDDYDNDSGSGPHNVGRRKTIHNLEKAKQRKRNIGTLDVAFKKRFFNMNANDGPGTPVLNRKMTLRRETLKALETRRNSVMAERRKSQMQTLGANNEYGVAGMVKLNNNHGVVPRHRTSTANISVKDVFGEPNGGQVNRAYETSLGDEDENSMRLQPRQNQVTFQGRYQ from the exons CCAAAGAACGGTACAAGAAACGAAAGGATGGGACGTCTTCAGAGAGTTCCCGCCGAAGCAGGACAGTGGGTCGATGGAGACTCAGAAATGCCTGGACTTTACCGTGAGACTGCTGAAGGTCCTCGCTTACGTCGTCACCTTCATCGTGGTGCTGGCTTCTGGAGTCCTCGCGAAGGGCACAGTCCTTTTCATGACGTCACAACTCAAGAAGGATAGACGACTCACATATTGTAATAGagatttag GTAGAGACAAACAGTTCGTGGTATCCTTGCCGGACGAGGAGCGCGTTGCGTGGATGTGGGCGGTGCTCGCCGTCTTCGCCATTCCAGAGATCGGCACCCTCATCAGATCAGTCCGAATATGCTTCTTCAAGACATCCAAAAGACCAACAAGCGTTCAGTTTATTATT GTATTCATAGCGGAAACATTGCATACAATTGGAATGGCGATGCTATTCTTCAAAGTGTTACCGGAACTGGATGTGGTCAAAGGAGCTATGATAACCAACTGCATGTGCATAGTGCCAGCTATACTCGGCTTGCTATCACGCAATTCGCGAGACTCGAAGAGATTCGTGAAAGTGATTGTGGATATGGCAGCGATCGTGGCGCAAGTCACCGGATTTATAGTGTGGCCGCTTTTGGACGACAAGCCCGTTCTGTGGCTGATACCGATCTCTGCTCTCCTCATTTCACTGGGGTGGTGGGAAAATTACGTCACTCGACAAAGCCCAATTG GCATAATAAAGAGTCTAGGCAGACTAAAAGACGAGCTGAACTTGAGTCGGTATTACATATACCGTTTTCTGTCAGTATGGAAGATTCTGGTGTTCCTCGTGTGCATCCTCTTCAGCATTTGGATGGAGGGTGACGAGCCTGCTATGTTCTTCCAGTTGTTCAATGCCGGCTTTGGACCTCATAACATCGTAGTAGACGAG GTACAAGTTACATCAGGCGGAACGGTCATCCCGGATCTGGCAAACGTTACACTGACCGGCGATTCGGTTGAAGTAGCCGCCGTATACAAGTCAGCTTTCTACGTCTTACTTATACAACTGTTTGCGGCGTACTTCTGCTACATATTCGGGAAATTTGCCTGCAAAATTCTCATCCAAGGGTTCAGTTACGCTTTCCCTATCAATCTCGTCATACCGTTGGTCGTCAATTTACTAATCGCTGCCTGTGGATTGAGGAATGGTGACAACTGCTTCTTCCATGGGACTATACCTGATTACCTATTCTTTGAAAGTCCGCCAG TATTTACTCTTAGTGACTTCATCTCCCGTCAAATGGCATGGGTCTGGCTGTTATGGCTCTTGTCACAAACATGGATCACTATACACATCTGGACACCGAAAGCGGAGCGTTTGGCCTCAACAGAAAAGTTGTTCGTCGTGCCCATGTACAATGGACTGCTCATCGATCAAAGCATGGCACTGAATCGAAAGAGAGACGACCAAAAGGACGTGAAGACTGAG GACCTCGctgaaatagaaaaagaaaaaggagaCGAATACTATGAAACAATATCTGTACACACAGACAATACCGGTTCTGTTCCTAAAACAGTGAAGTCCTCAGATTCGATTACTCGTATTTACGCATGCGCTACTATGTGGCACGAAACCAAAGACGAGATGATGGAGTTCTTGAAGTCTATTCTGCGTTTAGATGAAGATCAGTGCGCTCGCCGTGTGGCACAGAAATATTTACGTGTTGTTGATCCTGACTACTACGAATTTgaaa CGCATATATTCTTAGACGACGCTTTCGAAATATCGGACCACAGTGACGACGATTCACAAGTGAATCGCTTCGTGAAACTCCTAGTGGATACGATCGACGAAGCTGCCTCCGAAGTGCACCAGACAATTATTCGTATTAGACCACCGAAGAAGTACCCTGCACCATACGGCGGAAGACTGACTTGGGTTCTGCCCGGAAAGACCAAAATGATCTGTCATCTGAAGGACAAGGCAAAAATCCGTCATAGGAAGCGTTGGTCTCAG GTAATGTACATGTACTATTTACTGGGTCACCGTCTAATAGAGCTGCCGATATCTGTAGATCGTAAAGAAGTAATGGCTGAAAACACTTACTTGCTGACCCTTGACGGAGACATTGACTTTCAACCACATGCCGTCCGTTTACTAATTGACTTGatgaagaagaataagaatctTGGAGCTGCTTGCGGTCGTATTCACCCTGTCGGATCTG GCCCTATGGTATGGTATCAAATGTTTGAATATGCTATTGGCCATTGGCTGCAAAAGGCAACAGAACACATGATCGGGTGCGTACTCTGTAGTCCGGGATGCTTCTCTCTGTTCAGAGGAAAGGCTCTTATGGACGATAATGTGATGAAGAAGTACACTCTACGATCAGACGAGGCTCGGCATTACGTACAGTACGATCAAG GGGAAGATCGTTGGTTGTGCACTCTCTTACTACAAAGAGGCTATCGTGTAGAATACTCAGCTGCCTCAGATGCCTACACGCACTGTCCCGAAGGTTTCAGCGAGTTCTACAATCAGCGTCGTCGTTGGGTGCCTTCCACCATCGCCAACATTATGGATCTGCTTATGGACTACAAACATACGATCAAGAtcaacgacaatatttcttcaCCCTACATTGCTTATCAA ATGATGTTGATGGGCGGTACGATCCTGGGTCCCGGCACTATATTCCTTATGTTGGTGGGTGCCTTCGTGGCTGCTTTCCGAATCGACAACTGGACATCTTTCGAATACAACCTCTATCCCATTATGGCCTTCATGATCGTTTGCTTCACGATGAAATCCGAAATACAG CTACTGGTGGCACAAATTCTATCAACTGCATATGCAATGATAATGATGGCTGTGATAGTCGGTACGGCTCTTCAGTTAGGCGAGGACGGCGTGGGATCTCCTTCGGCTATTTTCTTGATAGCTCTCTCAAGTTCATTTTTCATAGCAGCCTGTTTGCATCCACAAGAATTTTGGTGCATCGTGCCTGGTATCATCTATCTACTGTCTATTCCGTCTATGTACTTACTATTGATTTTGTACTCGATAATAAATCTCAATGTTGTAAGTTGGGGTACTCGAGAAGTACAAGTTAAGAAGACTAAAAAG GAAATTGAACAAGAGAAAAAAGAAGCAGAGGAAGCCAAGAAAAATGCTAAACAAAAGTCGTTACTTGGGTTCCTGCCTGGAGGAAACAATAATGAAGATGAGGGTTCAATTGAATTCTCATTGGCTGGTTTATTCAAGTGCATGTTCTGCACACATCCTAAAGGAGCAGAAGAAAAAGTTCAATTGATGCACATAACGTCGACGCTTGAAAAACTGgaaaagaaaattgaaaatgTAGAAAG AGCTGTTGATCCTCATGGACTACACAGAGGCCGGAAATTATCAGTGGGACATCGCGGTAGTGCTAACGGAGATCACTTGGATGCTCTTGCTGAAGGCCCTGAAGACAACAGTTCTGATTCCGAGACAGACACCCTATCCACATCGCCTAGA GAACGCCGAGATGAACTAATAAACCCATACTGGATTGAAGATCCTGAACTCAAAAAGGGTGAAGTCGACTTTTTGAGTCAGTCTGAATTACAATTCTGGAAAGAACTGATAGACAAATATCTGTATCCCATTGATGCAAACAAAGAGGAGCAG GCTCGAATCGCAGGAGATCTGATAGAGCTTCGGAATAAGTCAGTTTTTGCGTTCTTTATGTTTAACGCGTTATTCATATTGATAGTGTTTTTGTTACAACTCAACAAAGATCAACTCCATGTGGATTGGCCTTTGGGAATAAAGACAAACATAACCGTCATCGCGGATACAGGCGAG GTGATCATTACAAAAGAATATTTACAATTGGAGCCCATCGGTCTGGTGTTTGTGTTCTTCTTCGCGCTGATCTTGGTCATCCAGTTCACTGCGATGTTGTTCCATAGATTTGGAACTTTATCGCACATATTAGCATCTACAGAACTGAACTGGTTCTGTACGAAGaag TCTGAAGACTTGTCTCAAGATGCATTGCTGGATAAGAATGCAATAGCAATAGTCAAAGATTTACAAAAACTTAACGGTTTGGATGACGATTACGACAACGATTCCGGATCAGGACCACATAACGTCGGAAGGAGGAAAACCATCCATAACCTGGAGAAAGCCAAGCAGAGGAAGAGGAATATAGGGACGTTGGATGTCGCGTTCAAGAAACGTTTCTTCAATATGAATGCTAACGACGGGCCGG GAACACCGGTACTAAATCGCAAGATGACGCTACGAAGAGAAACGCTGAAAGCTTTAGAAACAAGAAGAAACTCCGTGATGGCTGAGCGGAGAAAGTCGCAAATGCAAACGCTTGGTGCTAACAACGAATACGGTGTTGCTGGCATGGTAAAG CTAAATAACAACCATGGAGTTGTGCCGCGTCATCGTACCTCCACCGCCAATATATCGGTCAAGGATGTGTTCGGCGAGCCTAATGGTGGGCAAGTGAATCGCGCCTACGAAACCTCACTCGGTGACGAAGACGAGAACTCTATGAGACTGCAGCCAAGACAGAACCAAGTCACTTTCCAAGGAAGATACCAGTAG
- the LOC126368695 gene encoding chitin synthase chs-2 isoform X2, protein MAASGGKRRDEGSDNSDDELTPLANEIYGGSQRTVQETKGWDVFREFPPKQDSGSMETQKCLDFTVRLLKVLAYVVTFIVVLASGVLAKGTVLFMTSQLKKDRRLTYCNRDLGRDKQFVVSLPDEERVAWMWAVLAVFAIPEIGTLIRSVRICFFKTSKRPTSVQFIIVFIAETLHTIGMAMLFFKVLPELDVVKGAMITNCMCIVPAILGLLSRNSRDSKRFVKVIVDMAAIVAQVTGFIVWPLLDDKPVLWLIPISALLISLGWWENYVTRQSPIGIIKSLGRLKDELNLSRYYIYRFLSVWKILVFLVCILFSIWMEGDEPAMFFQLFNAGFGPHNIVVDEVQVTSGGTVIPDLANVTLTGDSVEVAAVYKSAFYVLLIQLFAAYFCYIFGKFACKILIQGFSYAFPINLVIPLVVNLLIAACGLRNGDNCFFHGTIPDYLFFESPPVFTLSDFISRQMAWVWLLWLLSQTWITIHIWTPKAERLASTEKLFVVPMYNGLLIDQSMALNRKRDDQKDVKTEDLAEIEKEKGDEYYETISVHTDNTGSVPKTVKSSDSITRIYACATMWHETKDEMMEFLKSILRLDEDQCARRVAQKYLRVVDPDYYEFETHIFLDDAFEISDHSDDDSQVNRFVKLLVDTIDEAASEVHQTIIRIRPPKKYPAPYGGRLTWVLPGKTKMICHLKDKAKIRHRKRWSQVMYMYYLLGHRLIELPISVDRKEVMAENTYLLTLDGDIDFQPHAVRLLIDLMKKNKNLGAACGRIHPVGSGPMVWYQMFEYAIGHWLQKATEHMIGCVLCSPGCFSLFRGKALMDDNVMKKYTLRSDEARHYVQYDQGEDRWLCTLLLQRGYRVEYSAASDAYTHCPEGFSEFYNQRRRWVPSTIANIMDLLMDYKHTIKINDNISSPYIAYQMMLMGGTILGPGTIFLMLVGAFVAAFRIDNWTSFEYNLYPIMAFMIVCFTMKSEIQLLVAQILSTAYAMIMMAVIVGTALQLGEDGVGSPSAIFLIALSSSFFIAACLHPQEFWCIVPGIIYLLSIPSMYLLLILYSIINLNVVSWGTREVQVKKTKKEIEQEKKEAEEAKKNAKQKSLLGFLPGGNNNEDEGSIEFSLAGLFKCMFCTHPKGAEEKVQLMHITSTLEKLEKKIENVERAVDPHGLHRGRKLSVGHRGSANGDHLDALAEGPEDNSSDSETDTLSTSPRERRDELINPYWIEDPELKKGEVDFLSQSELQFWKELIDKYLYPIDANKEEQARISKDLKELRDSSVFSFFMVNALFVLIVFLMQLNKDNLHFRWPFGIKTNITLDDATQEVIITKEYLQLEPIGLVFVFFFALILVIQFTAMLFHRFGTLSHILASTELNWFCTKKSEDLSQDALLDKNAIAIVKDLQKLNGLDDDYDNDSGSGPHNVGRRKTIHNLEKAKQRKRNIGTLDVAFKKRFFNMNANDGPGTPVLNRKMTLRRETLKALETRRNSVMAERRKSQMQTLGANNEYGVAGMVKLNNNHGVVPRHRTSTANISVKDVFGEPNGGQVNRAYETSLGDEDENSMRLQPRQNQVTFQGRYQ, encoded by the exons CCAAAGAACGGTACAAGAAACGAAAGGATGGGACGTCTTCAGAGAGTTCCCGCCGAAGCAGGACAGTGGGTCGATGGAGACTCAGAAATGCCTGGACTTTACCGTGAGACTGCTGAAGGTCCTCGCTTACGTCGTCACCTTCATCGTGGTGCTGGCTTCTGGAGTCCTCGCGAAGGGCACAGTCCTTTTCATGACGTCACAACTCAAGAAGGATAGACGACTCACATATTGTAATAGagatttag GTAGAGACAAACAGTTCGTGGTATCCTTGCCGGACGAGGAGCGCGTTGCGTGGATGTGGGCGGTGCTCGCCGTCTTCGCCATTCCAGAGATCGGCACCCTCATCAGATCAGTCCGAATATGCTTCTTCAAGACATCCAAAAGACCAACAAGCGTTCAGTTTATTATT GTATTCATAGCGGAAACATTGCATACAATTGGAATGGCGATGCTATTCTTCAAAGTGTTACCGGAACTGGATGTGGTCAAAGGAGCTATGATAACCAACTGCATGTGCATAGTGCCAGCTATACTCGGCTTGCTATCACGCAATTCGCGAGACTCGAAGAGATTCGTGAAAGTGATTGTGGATATGGCAGCGATCGTGGCGCAAGTCACCGGATTTATAGTGTGGCCGCTTTTGGACGACAAGCCCGTTCTGTGGCTGATACCGATCTCTGCTCTCCTCATTTCACTGGGGTGGTGGGAAAATTACGTCACTCGACAAAGCCCAATTG GCATAATAAAGAGTCTAGGCAGACTAAAAGACGAGCTGAACTTGAGTCGGTATTACATATACCGTTTTCTGTCAGTATGGAAGATTCTGGTGTTCCTCGTGTGCATCCTCTTCAGCATTTGGATGGAGGGTGACGAGCCTGCTATGTTCTTCCAGTTGTTCAATGCCGGCTTTGGACCTCATAACATCGTAGTAGACGAG GTACAAGTTACATCAGGCGGAACGGTCATCCCGGATCTGGCAAACGTTACACTGACCGGCGATTCGGTTGAAGTAGCCGCCGTATACAAGTCAGCTTTCTACGTCTTACTTATACAACTGTTTGCGGCGTACTTCTGCTACATATTCGGGAAATTTGCCTGCAAAATTCTCATCCAAGGGTTCAGTTACGCTTTCCCTATCAATCTCGTCATACCGTTGGTCGTCAATTTACTAATCGCTGCCTGTGGATTGAGGAATGGTGACAACTGCTTCTTCCATGGGACTATACCTGATTACCTATTCTTTGAAAGTCCGCCAG TATTTACTCTTAGTGACTTCATCTCCCGTCAAATGGCATGGGTCTGGCTGTTATGGCTCTTGTCACAAACATGGATCACTATACACATCTGGACACCGAAAGCGGAGCGTTTGGCCTCAACAGAAAAGTTGTTCGTCGTGCCCATGTACAATGGACTGCTCATCGATCAAAGCATGGCACTGAATCGAAAGAGAGACGACCAAAAGGACGTGAAGACTGAG GACCTCGctgaaatagaaaaagaaaaaggagaCGAATACTATGAAACAATATCTGTACACACAGACAATACCGGTTCTGTTCCTAAAACAGTGAAGTCCTCAGATTCGATTACTCGTATTTACGCATGCGCTACTATGTGGCACGAAACCAAAGACGAGATGATGGAGTTCTTGAAGTCTATTCTGCGTTTAGATGAAGATCAGTGCGCTCGCCGTGTGGCACAGAAATATTTACGTGTTGTTGATCCTGACTACTACGAATTTgaaa CGCATATATTCTTAGACGACGCTTTCGAAATATCGGACCACAGTGACGACGATTCACAAGTGAATCGCTTCGTGAAACTCCTAGTGGATACGATCGACGAAGCTGCCTCCGAAGTGCACCAGACAATTATTCGTATTAGACCACCGAAGAAGTACCCTGCACCATACGGCGGAAGACTGACTTGGGTTCTGCCCGGAAAGACCAAAATGATCTGTCATCTGAAGGACAAGGCAAAAATCCGTCATAGGAAGCGTTGGTCTCAG GTAATGTACATGTACTATTTACTGGGTCACCGTCTAATAGAGCTGCCGATATCTGTAGATCGTAAAGAAGTAATGGCTGAAAACACTTACTTGCTGACCCTTGACGGAGACATTGACTTTCAACCACATGCCGTCCGTTTACTAATTGACTTGatgaagaagaataagaatctTGGAGCTGCTTGCGGTCGTATTCACCCTGTCGGATCTG GCCCTATGGTATGGTATCAAATGTTTGAATATGCTATTGGCCATTGGCTGCAAAAGGCAACAGAACACATGATCGGGTGCGTACTCTGTAGTCCGGGATGCTTCTCTCTGTTCAGAGGAAAGGCTCTTATGGACGATAATGTGATGAAGAAGTACACTCTACGATCAGACGAGGCTCGGCATTACGTACAGTACGATCAAG GGGAAGATCGTTGGTTGTGCACTCTCTTACTACAAAGAGGCTATCGTGTAGAATACTCAGCTGCCTCAGATGCCTACACGCACTGTCCCGAAGGTTTCAGCGAGTTCTACAATCAGCGTCGTCGTTGGGTGCCTTCCACCATCGCCAACATTATGGATCTGCTTATGGACTACAAACATACGATCAAGAtcaacgacaatatttcttcaCCCTACATTGCTTATCAA ATGATGTTGATGGGCGGTACGATCCTGGGTCCCGGCACTATATTCCTTATGTTGGTGGGTGCCTTCGTGGCTGCTTTCCGAATCGACAACTGGACATCTTTCGAATACAACCTCTATCCCATTATGGCCTTCATGATCGTTTGCTTCACGATGAAATCCGAAATACAG CTACTGGTGGCACAAATTCTATCAACTGCATATGCAATGATAATGATGGCTGTGATAGTCGGTACGGCTCTTCAGTTAGGCGAGGACGGCGTGGGATCTCCTTCGGCTATTTTCTTGATAGCTCTCTCAAGTTCATTTTTCATAGCAGCCTGTTTGCATCCACAAGAATTTTGGTGCATCGTGCCTGGTATCATCTATCTACTGTCTATTCCGTCTATGTACTTACTATTGATTTTGTACTCGATAATAAATCTCAATGTTGTAAGTTGGGGTACTCGAGAAGTACAAGTTAAGAAGACTAAAAAG GAAATTGAACAAGAGAAAAAAGAAGCAGAGGAAGCCAAGAAAAATGCTAAACAAAAGTCGTTACTTGGGTTCCTGCCTGGAGGAAACAATAATGAAGATGAGGGTTCAATTGAATTCTCATTGGCTGGTTTATTCAAGTGCATGTTCTGCACACATCCTAAAGGAGCAGAAGAAAAAGTTCAATTGATGCACATAACGTCGACGCTTGAAAAACTGgaaaagaaaattgaaaatgTAGAAAG AGCTGTTGATCCTCATGGACTACACAGAGGCCGGAAATTATCAGTGGGACATCGCGGTAGTGCTAACGGAGATCACTTGGATGCTCTTGCTGAAGGCCCTGAAGACAACAGTTCTGATTCCGAGACAGACACCCTATCCACATCGCCTAGA GAACGCCGAGATGAACTAATAAACCCATACTGGATTGAAGATCCTGAACTCAAAAAGGGTGAAGTCGACTTTTTGAGTCAGTCTGAATTACAATTCTGGAAAGAACTGATAGACAAATATCTGTATCCCATTGATGCAAACAAAGAGGAGCAG GCTCGTATATCCAAGGATCTCAAAGAACTGAGAGACTCTTCTGTCTTTTCATTCTTTATGGTCAACGCCCTTTTTGTCCTCATTGTGTTCCTTATGCAACTGAACAAGGACAACCTTCACTTTAGGTGGCCCTTCGGAAtcaaaactaatataacacttGATGACGCTACTCAAGAG GTGATCATTACAAAAGAATATTTACAATTGGAGCCCATCGGTCTGGTGTTTGTGTTCTTCTTCGCGCTGATCTTGGTCATCCAGTTCACTGCGATGTTGTTCCATAGATTTGGAACTTTATCGCACATATTAGCATCTACAGAACTGAACTGGTTCTGTACGAAGaag TCTGAAGACTTGTCTCAAGATGCATTGCTGGATAAGAATGCAATAGCAATAGTCAAAGATTTACAAAAACTTAACGGTTTGGATGACGATTACGACAACGATTCCGGATCAGGACCACATAACGTCGGAAGGAGGAAAACCATCCATAACCTGGAGAAAGCCAAGCAGAGGAAGAGGAATATAGGGACGTTGGATGTCGCGTTCAAGAAACGTTTCTTCAATATGAATGCTAACGACGGGCCGG GAACACCGGTACTAAATCGCAAGATGACGCTACGAAGAGAAACGCTGAAAGCTTTAGAAACAAGAAGAAACTCCGTGATGGCTGAGCGGAGAAAGTCGCAAATGCAAACGCTTGGTGCTAACAACGAATACGGTGTTGCTGGCATGGTAAAG CTAAATAACAACCATGGAGTTGTGCCGCGTCATCGTACCTCCACCGCCAATATATCGGTCAAGGATGTGTTCGGCGAGCCTAATGGTGGGCAAGTGAATCGCGCCTACGAAACCTCACTCGGTGACGAAGACGAGAACTCTATGAGACTGCAGCCAAGACAGAACCAAGTCACTTTCCAAGGAAGATACCAGTAG